The proteins below come from a single Candidatus Neomarinimicrobiota bacterium genomic window:
- a CDS encoding prepilin-type N-terminal cleavage/methylation domain-containing protein has product MVPESLKDQSGVSLIELLVVIVLLGTGFFSLLQVLTFSSDTRAEAEIRSVQATLARDLMNEIRSKRFDEYLTELWSSVLGPEEAGYAEFDDVDDFHGWTESAVPEFSPYSRSVEVVYVDTAGGLKSPVGAPTDYKLVTVTVGHRSLSPVIDSLVVTPGIPSPGISSPFCMAGGLVLENLTTGTTHTFYGPFPKRQMTFTVDGGAGIFVVDCSTCLAVGDVSGQLRVAGFDDPSGQIVTACGGP; this is encoded by the coding sequence ATGGTCCCGGAGTCTTTGAAGGATCAATCCGGAGTTTCCCTGATAGAACTTCTTGTTGTGATCGTTCTACTGGGTACGGGTTTCTTCTCGCTGCTTCAGGTCTTAACTTTTAGCTCAGACACGAGGGCAGAAGCCGAGATTCGGTCGGTTCAGGCAACGTTGGCCAGAGATCTAATGAACGAGATCCGGAGTAAGCGATTCGATGAGTACCTGACGGAACTGTGGAGCAGCGTGCTCGGGCCTGAGGAAGCCGGCTATGCAGAATTTGACGACGTAGATGACTTTCACGGCTGGACAGAATCTGCGGTTCCAGAGTTTTCTCCTTACTCGCGATCAGTGGAGGTGGTCTATGTGGACACGGCTGGAGGCCTTAAGTCGCCTGTGGGTGCACCCACCGATTACAAACTTGTTACAGTCACAGTGGGACACAGGTCCCTTTCTCCTGTGATAGATTCACTGGTGGTCACACCAGGCATCCCTTCTCCTGGGATCAGTTCTCCATTCTGCATGGCGGGGGGTTTAGTCTTGGAGAACCTGACAACTGGGACCACCCACACATTCTATGGACCTTTTCCAAAACGTCAGATGACGTTTACTGTAGACGGTGGAGCGGGAATATTTGTTGTCGATTGCAGCACGTGCCTTGCGGTGGGTGACGTAAGTGGGCAGCTTAGAGTTGCTGGTTTTGACGATCCCAGCGGTCAAATTGTCACCGCTTGTGGAGGTCCTTAG
- a CDS encoding metallophosphoesterase has protein sequence MLTLVTNVAPGRTPGKVLSVYLSILVLAACPSLIRSEKSVRFAVIGDYGSASRSEQDVAELVKSWRPDFIITTGDNNYPSGDAFTIDANIGQYYHAYIFPYLGGYGEGADTNRFFPSLGTHDYYCYECPQPYLDYFELPGNERYYDFTWGPAHFFAVNSNEFEPDGTDSTSVQALWLKEQLSSSIKNFRFVYVHHAPYSSGPHGSTFRMRWPYRKWGVDAVFSGHDHVYERIKQDNVLYLVNGLGGDSRYAFPDSIEGSEFRYSHDFGAMLVEVSPKSAVFRFINRNGEVIDAHEYGKYAERYDNGQLKAQWRMKDGDFDGIQTQWYRSGRKKGEWNYTGGELDGKQIQWYENRRLKLEHYYHDGVPVGKWTEWHENGFVKGEWYFEGGKEITRR, from the coding sequence ATGCTCACACTTGTCACAAACGTCGCACCGGGCAGAACACCCGGCAAGGTACTGTCTGTTTATCTGTCAATTCTGGTCCTAGCCGCCTGTCCCAGTCTGATCAGGTCCGAGAAAAGTGTGCGCTTTGCCGTTATCGGTGATTACGGAAGCGCCAGCCGGTCGGAACAGGATGTTGCCGAACTCGTGAAAAGCTGGCGTCCGGATTTCATAATAACCACAGGTGATAACAACTATCCAAGCGGTGATGCCTTCACCATCGATGCGAACATCGGCCAGTACTATCACGCATACATTTTCCCGTATCTGGGTGGGTACGGTGAGGGAGCCGATACGAATCGTTTCTTCCCCTCACTGGGTACTCACGATTACTACTGTTACGAATGTCCCCAGCCATACCTCGATTATTTCGAGCTTCCAGGAAACGAACGTTACTACGATTTCACCTGGGGACCCGCTCATTTCTTCGCTGTCAACAGTAACGAATTTGAGCCGGACGGAACGGACAGTACGTCAGTTCAGGCTCTCTGGTTGAAGGAGCAGCTTTCTTCCTCCATAAAGAATTTCAGGTTTGTCTATGTGCACCATGCTCCTTATTCATCAGGACCTCACGGTTCCACATTTCGAATGCGGTGGCCTTACCGGAAATGGGGCGTGGACGCGGTCTTCTCCGGACATGATCATGTTTATGAGCGGATCAAACAGGATAACGTACTGTACCTGGTCAACGGCCTGGGCGGCGACAGCAGGTATGCATTCCCCGATTCAATAGAAGGAAGTGAGTTTCGATACAGTCATGACTTTGGTGCAATGCTCGTCGAGGTATCTCCCAAAAGTGCCGTTTTTCGATTCATAAATCGCAACGGAGAGGTCATAGATGCTCACGAGTACGGGAAATACGCCGAACGGTATGACAACGGTCAACTAAAGGCTCAATGGAGGATGAAGGACGGGGACTTCGATGGAATACAGACGCAATGGTATAGAAGTGGCAGGAAAAAGGGGGAGTGGAACTACACGGGCGGTGAGTTGGATGGGAAACAGATTCAGTGGTACGAAAATAGGCGACTAAAACTTGAGCACTACTATCACGATGGCGTGCCAGTGGGAAAATGGACGGAGTGGCACGAGAATGGGTTCGTTAAAGGTGAGTGGTATTTTGAGGGTGGAAAGGAAATCACGCGCCGCTAA
- a CDS encoding AAA family ATPase: protein MIGLRREPFSTSPDPEYLYLSEQHKECLDRLEISVRLRRGLSVIMGSVGTGKTSLSRKLIRTFQSDGKYDFYLILDPKFDSEFEFLGHLIDLFQVESRGNSVLECKDILENFFLKRGLDEDRIIVLIIDEGQNLTPEYLEALRTLLNFETDEFKLLQLVIFAQQEFRKLLKEYKNFGDRVSTGYVLNPVNKKETRELIEFRLVKSGYEGNPKLFTQGAIEQIYNYTQGYPRRIITLCHNLLVEMIMSQSKSVGKSLVVSAIRKERTWNA from the coding sequence ATGATCGGCCTCAGACGGGAGCCGTTTTCCACCTCGCCAGATCCGGAATACTTGTATCTGTCGGAGCAGCATAAGGAATGCCTTGATCGTCTTGAAATTTCTGTCCGGTTGCGAAGAGGATTGAGTGTTATTATGGGCAGCGTCGGTACGGGAAAAACGTCGTTGAGTCGCAAGCTCATCCGGACATTCCAGAGTGATGGAAAGTACGATTTCTATCTCATTCTCGATCCCAAATTTGATTCAGAATTTGAGTTTCTGGGCCACTTGATCGATCTTTTTCAGGTGGAATCCAGGGGCAATTCTGTACTTGAGTGCAAGGATATTCTTGAGAATTTCTTCCTGAAGCGGGGTCTCGACGAGGATCGAATTATCGTTTTGATCATAGATGAAGGTCAGAATCTTACTCCTGAGTATTTGGAAGCTTTGAGAACATTGCTAAATTTTGAGACTGATGAGTTTAAGTTGCTCCAGCTGGTCATTTTTGCCCAACAGGAGTTCAGGAAGCTGCTCAAAGAGTATAAGAATTTCGGTGACAGGGTATCCACGGGATACGTTTTGAACCCTGTTAATAAAAAGGAAACCAGAGAGCTTATCGAGTTTCGCCTCGTAAAAAGCGGATATGAGGGAAATCCCAAACTCTTCACTCAAGGAGCCATAGAGCAGATCTACAACTATACACAGGGGTATCCCAGGCGAATTATCACTTTGTGCCACAACCTGCTCGTTGAAATGATTATGTCGCAATCGAAGTCGGTAGGAAAGAGCCTGGTCGTTTCTGCCATAAGAAAAGAACGCACGTGGAATGCCTAA
- the pilM gene encoding pilus assembly protein PilM — translation MPKDKKDKKEAAANKLLKVLRDRDVEAETEKTPPPESPTAEVTPEHLKEDDAEELIGVGRPRVEEEPFPDQSIDPVSSWDRTPEEDVSIGTVPPNRVTSRTKKEGISAILHEIIRYVNCDKVVTGVLVEGGMFAVASVEDQKGTKRLVDFAATQMDPDLVLGGDDERQQAGAEIVGKLLSEKNNKQKSFFTLKEELSLPGKVVSCFPEAVSVVKDVELPSVGKKELADAIEWNAKKDLPFAEEKLIIDHIKQPENGAAETGGGHNLVGVSSEESINDSVQVMIDTVGVPRKIAPAAYAAWSAFVWNYPEFSKDDTIVIHIGETKTVVLFISGKLLRFVREIQLGGIDFSKAIPAEITLGSDRVVVTPRMAEKLRQEFEIPTGRTQGSDEDEARDSQLMPHFRNTLERFVGAMTRAFNVHRKEFPMNRVKRIFLTGSGAALGNLSSYLSEALGKKVLLLDPVRMLLGKELLDDGGNDNMNSLHLSIPIGLALNIHRGINLLPKRLRREELFLIVNHVGRKVLIALFVLFLSLSGMTQLDLLGTRTQLDIQEKVESQLTPIKHRYDTLIQELTEMGGYGGMVESDRRFHEKEVAILKMLSNVTPREIFLTYLGFREGWVVSESRRVGRATVTDTEIEASDEDFIRMEGLVATNPALQEAFLGNYIATLESNGLFANISIVDKRQDLKQRTEGLSFVLKCQL, via the coding sequence ATGCCTAAAGATAAGAAGGATAAAAAGGAAGCTGCAGCGAATAAACTCCTGAAGGTCCTCAGGGATCGGGATGTTGAGGCGGAAACGGAAAAGACACCTCCTCCAGAGTCACCTACCGCGGAAGTCACCCCGGAACATCTCAAGGAGGACGATGCTGAAGAATTGATCGGCGTTGGCCGACCTCGGGTCGAGGAGGAGCCGTTCCCCGATCAATCGATCGATCCTGTTTCGTCCTGGGATAGGACACCTGAAGAAGATGTCTCCATAGGTACTGTTCCCCCCAACAGGGTAACTTCCCGGACAAAAAAGGAAGGAATTTCTGCCATACTCCACGAGATAATACGATATGTCAACTGTGATAAGGTTGTGACCGGCGTTTTGGTCGAGGGGGGGATGTTTGCAGTGGCGAGTGTCGAGGATCAGAAGGGAACGAAGCGGCTCGTGGACTTTGCAGCTACTCAAATGGATCCGGATTTGGTTCTGGGGGGCGATGACGAGAGACAGCAGGCCGGAGCCGAAATTGTGGGGAAGCTTCTGTCAGAAAAGAACAACAAGCAAAAGTCCTTCTTCACACTCAAGGAAGAATTATCTCTACCGGGGAAAGTCGTATCCTGTTTTCCTGAGGCTGTTTCAGTGGTGAAAGATGTGGAGTTACCCAGCGTCGGCAAGAAAGAGCTGGCAGACGCGATTGAATGGAACGCGAAGAAGGATCTTCCCTTTGCTGAGGAGAAACTAATCATTGACCACATCAAACAGCCGGAAAACGGGGCCGCGGAAACAGGTGGGGGGCACAACCTTGTGGGTGTTTCCAGCGAAGAGTCCATAAACGACTCAGTTCAAGTCATGATCGACACAGTAGGAGTCCCGAGAAAAATCGCTCCTGCTGCTTATGCGGCCTGGAGCGCCTTTGTCTGGAATTACCCTGAATTTTCAAAAGACGACACCATCGTCATTCACATAGGAGAGACCAAAACTGTTGTTCTATTCATTAGTGGCAAACTGCTTCGCTTTGTGCGGGAAATTCAGCTTGGTGGGATTGATTTTTCGAAGGCGATACCGGCTGAAATTACGCTCGGGAGCGACCGCGTCGTCGTAACGCCAAGGATGGCAGAGAAGTTGAGACAGGAATTTGAGATTCCCACCGGAAGAACACAGGGTTCAGACGAGGATGAGGCAAGGGATTCACAGCTGATGCCCCACTTTCGGAACACGCTGGAAAGATTTGTTGGAGCCATGACAAGGGCATTCAATGTCCATCGCAAGGAATTCCCCATGAACAGGGTCAAGAGGATCTTCCTGACGGGATCCGGCGCCGCCCTCGGAAACCTCTCATCCTACCTGAGCGAGGCTCTCGGCAAGAAAGTCCTGCTGCTTGATCCGGTTAGAATGCTCCTGGGAAAGGAGCTTCTCGATGATGGGGGCAACGATAACATGAATAGCCTTCATCTCAGCATTCCCATTGGACTGGCTCTGAACATTCACAGGGGCATAAACCTGCTTCCGAAAAGACTACGGCGCGAAGAGCTATTCCTGATTGTCAATCATGTGGGGCGAAAAGTACTCATCGCCTTGTTCGTTCTCTTTCTGAGCCTTTCCGGAATGACCCAGCTTGACCTTCTCGGTACACGAACTCAACTGGATATCCAGGAAAAGGTTGAGTCTCAGCTAACACCCATCAAGCATCGATATGACACACTGATTCAGGAACTGACAGAGATGGGAGGTTACGGCGGCATGGTTGAATCCGACAGGAGATTCCATGAAAAGGAAGTGGCGATTCTAAAGATGCTGAGCAATGTCACCCCCAGAGAGATTTTCCTGACCTACCTCGGTTTTCGCGAAGGATGGGTGGTTTCGGAAAGCAGGCGCGTGGGTCGAGCAACGGTCACCGATACGGAAATAGAGGCGTCAGACGAAGATTTCATCAGAATGGAGGGCCTGGTGGCGACCAATCCTGCCCTGCAGGAAGCATTTCTGGGGAATTATATTGCCACTCTTGAATCAAACGGACTGTTCGCGAATATTTCAATTGTGGATAAACGCCAGGATCTAAAACAGAGGACAGAAGGACTATCCTTTGTCTTGAAGTGTCAGCTATGA
- the pilO gene encoding type 4a pilus biogenesis protein PilO has product MKMPKISLNLTNLREQKKFIVTVSVTSVILLVWLLAIQLPLTRNYHQARSKLEGLEVSNTEIRALQSRLGVLVEQRNKSVKNYAEILRMIPGSEGVSQSVSAVSVLASEHNLRMEMFNPSAVSIESEKFVPVGELSNVLVEKYPIDVSLEGDYRDFGFFLDDLKKLPYLYTVKNLIIQPTITGNALKLDMVIYAYLQREVG; this is encoded by the coding sequence ATGAAAATGCCGAAGATCTCCCTCAATTTGACGAATCTCAGGGAGCAGAAGAAATTTATTGTCACGGTCTCCGTGACGAGCGTAATACTCCTTGTCTGGCTGCTGGCAATTCAATTACCGCTGACCAGGAATTATCATCAAGCCAGGTCAAAGCTGGAAGGCCTGGAAGTATCCAACACCGAAATTCGTGCCCTGCAGTCAAGACTCGGTGTACTCGTTGAACAGAGAAACAAGTCGGTGAAAAACTATGCGGAAATTCTCAGAATGATTCCTGGGTCGGAAGGAGTTTCACAATCTGTGAGTGCTGTTTCTGTGCTCGCATCTGAACACAATCTCAGGATGGAGATGTTTAATCCTTCAGCCGTTTCAATCGAGTCAGAAAAGTTCGTTCCCGTCGGCGAACTAAGTAACGTGTTGGTGGAAAAATATCCCATTGACGTTTCTTTGGAAGGTGATTACCGGGACTTTGGCTTCTTTTTGGACGATCTGAAGAAGCTGCCCTATCTGTACACGGTTAAGAATCTGATAATTCAACCGACGATAACCGGCAATGCTCTTAAGCTGGACATGGTGATTTATGCCTATTTGCAGCGTGAGGTGGGCTAA
- a CDS encoding secretin and TonB N-terminal domain-containing protein translates to MSDQPTAWLTRAILPIISTMLMANPSDNRAEQPVGGRQGGETGNPTGRIEIGEIDPLDQLFSIDMVEADLTEILRLIGEQAGLNIIVSSEVQATVTANLDNVTVRSALDVILKTNGFNYFFQENIIVVKPAGTEMVGELETEIFKLDYINSEDLSLPLASVLTPRGKLESFKRIVGKGGESKAGPSNVAVVSDVHENFPRIRSLIKELDVAVPQVNVAVKFIETTLDTSEEMGINWSPSPLSLGPPDTLLGTRGFPLKLNNFTMATLNPIQLTSALNFLRGRGKSKLLSSPQITTLDNQEAEFEVVTTVLIERLQLQTGSPSRAGGAAAGGTGAQGFGGAIPFVSLEEKDIGIKMTVTPRVNEGGFVTMVIQATVEALLSSAEIETERPKTSKRSAQTQVIVADGETVIIGGLMSENNIESTKKVPILGDIPVLGVLFRSKKTITEKRELLIFITPTIVG, encoded by the coding sequence ATGAGTGATCAACCTACGGCCTGGTTAACGCGGGCAATTCTACCGATAATCTCAACCATGTTGATGGCCAATCCATCAGATAATCGAGCGGAACAGCCTGTTGGGGGTCGTCAGGGAGGCGAGACCGGTAATCCCACCGGTCGCATTGAGATTGGCGAGATAGACCCTCTTGACCAGCTGTTCTCTATTGACATGGTTGAGGCTGATCTTACTGAAATTCTCAGGCTGATCGGTGAGCAGGCCGGTCTCAATATCATAGTGAGTTCCGAGGTTCAGGCAACCGTTACGGCTAATTTGGACAACGTCACGGTGCGCTCTGCGCTCGATGTAATCCTGAAAACAAACGGGTTTAACTATTTCTTTCAGGAGAACATAATTGTTGTTAAGCCAGCGGGAACTGAAATGGTGGGAGAACTTGAGACCGAAATATTCAAGCTCGACTATATCAATTCGGAAGACCTGAGCCTTCCGCTTGCATCCGTTCTCACCCCCCGCGGCAAACTGGAAAGCTTCAAGAGAATTGTTGGAAAAGGCGGTGAGTCGAAGGCCGGTCCCTCCAATGTGGCTGTCGTCTCAGACGTTCATGAGAACTTCCCTCGGATTCGGAGCTTGATAAAGGAGCTTGATGTGGCTGTGCCTCAGGTGAATGTGGCCGTGAAATTCATTGAGACCACGCTAGACACATCCGAGGAGATGGGAATAAACTGGAGTCCGTCTCCCCTTAGTCTCGGACCACCCGATACGCTCCTTGGGACTCGAGGATTTCCCCTGAAATTGAACAATTTCACCATGGCAACACTCAACCCGATCCAACTCACTTCCGCACTGAATTTCCTGAGGGGACGAGGAAAATCGAAGCTGCTTTCAAGCCCTCAAATCACAACGCTCGATAATCAAGAGGCGGAGTTCGAAGTCGTAACAACCGTTCTTATTGAAAGACTTCAGCTGCAGACAGGGTCCCCATCCCGCGCGGGCGGAGCGGCTGCGGGTGGCACTGGTGCTCAAGGGTTCGGTGGTGCCATCCCGTTCGTGAGCCTCGAGGAAAAGGACATCGGCATCAAAATGACGGTCACGCCGAGAGTGAATGAAGGTGGCTTTGTGACTATGGTGATTCAGGCAACAGTGGAAGCTCTTCTTTCCTCCGCCGAGATCGAAACCGAGAGACCGAAGACATCCAAACGTAGCGCTCAGACTCAGGTGATCGTGGCTGACGGTGAGACTGTCATCATCGGGGGTCTCATGAGCGAAAACAACATAGAGTCAACAAAAAAGGTCCCCATTCTGGGGGACATCCCCGTCCTGGGAGTCCTTTTTAGATCCAAGAAGACAATTACTGAAAAGAGAGAACTTCTTATTTTTATCACTCCGACAATCGTAGGCTAA
- a CDS encoding CHASE2 domain-containing protein, translating to MVKKNRPSFFYLFLSISISIIFVGVSFSKIYNSFELKMLDARFRIRGPISTRTDIATVDIDVRALQEEGRFQDWSRDKHERIISFAHEHGVKMVAFDIYFPERSTRYILDNDLNLLDEDEFNSETVRGLMRDYDHGMAVAMIEAGNVYLAQSFKPLSEGQYDARPRTPSQDRALELLEPYYQEHADTIGHFLFGFYDIEPPIPDFISASKGIAYAQAVADDDGVIRRYPLVAQYDGRLFPSMALLMACDYFGVDFRAVKVVPGDYVAIPRGGTTGNSGEALRIPISKEGHMLVNWAGDWEDDFEHFPYSLLKEFSEAEHPNYVLSGIKSLIRENPLLVQNPKALLEKAKALKLGPEQIVRDAFSKVLMAKSVETLLEDNLSMEVKDFFESQGISLDKVAPGMIRFFQEIKTNLMIEKLLAEDQQLSYDTLLVRLKLEGGAQLKRNFTIISNLLRTQGTATHQHPLYFYSSPTEYSLQGKAIAPFEFQNKILFYGLTATGTHDLNPMPFNPRYPMVGLHANALNTILSQNFIRRTPKVYEIAIMLIIGIILGLLVPRFQAVVGAVSTVSLWGMYASLNVIAFSRSAVWIDIIGPSLIFLFGYLTITIYNYISEEKDKKFLHETFKAYLSPDLIDKMYEEKQSPQLGGEERILTAMFTDIQSFSTIAEELGSPTKLVELLNDYLTAMTDILLEHDGTLDKYEGDAIIAFFGAPVPMEDHAEKAFQTALAMQSRLVDLRKNWSSEGERWPQIAKDMLMRIGLNSGPIVTGNMGSRTRMNYTMMGDAVNLASRLESIAKQYGVFTACSGETLNLAGESSFVTRLIDRIRVVGKSEPVSMFELVGLRGEVNSEVKEMLDMFEEAQGYYFQQDWNQAIELFKKCLNLEPYENHPSTSVTPSRMFIDRCEEFMEVPPEGEWDGVYTATSK from the coding sequence TTGGTTAAAAAGAACCGGCCCTCGTTCTTCTATCTGTTTCTTTCGATCAGCATCTCTATCATCTTTGTCGGCGTTTCGTTTTCCAAGATCTACAACAGCTTTGAGCTAAAAATGTTGGATGCAAGATTCAGAATTAGAGGGCCGATTTCCACAAGAACTGACATCGCCACTGTGGATATCGATGTTCGTGCCCTTCAGGAAGAAGGCCGGTTCCAGGATTGGTCCCGTGATAAGCACGAGAGAATCATCAGCTTTGCACACGAGCACGGGGTCAAAATGGTGGCCTTTGATATCTATTTCCCGGAGCGCAGCACCCGGTACATACTGGACAACGATCTCAACCTCCTGGATGAGGATGAGTTCAACAGCGAGACAGTTCGTGGTCTGATGCGGGATTACGACCATGGGATGGCCGTAGCGATGATTGAAGCGGGCAATGTCTATCTTGCTCAGAGCTTCAAGCCCTTGAGTGAGGGACAATACGACGCCCGACCCCGAACTCCATCTCAAGATCGGGCCTTGGAACTCCTGGAACCGTACTACCAAGAACACGCCGATACAATCGGACATTTCCTTTTTGGGTTTTATGATATCGAGCCTCCTATTCCTGACTTTATTTCCGCAAGCAAAGGAATTGCCTATGCTCAAGCTGTAGCGGATGATGATGGAGTTATCCGCCGGTATCCTCTCGTGGCCCAATACGACGGGAGGCTGTTTCCGTCCATGGCACTTCTGATGGCTTGCGACTATTTTGGTGTCGACTTCCGGGCTGTGAAGGTCGTGCCCGGTGATTACGTAGCTATTCCGAGAGGTGGGACAACGGGAAACAGCGGTGAGGCCCTTCGTATCCCCATCTCAAAGGAAGGACATATGTTGGTCAACTGGGCAGGAGATTGGGAAGATGATTTTGAACATTTTCCCTACTCTTTACTGAAGGAGTTCTCTGAGGCTGAACATCCGAACTATGTTCTCTCAGGAATAAAGTCGCTCATCCGGGAAAATCCTCTCCTGGTTCAAAATCCCAAAGCCCTCCTGGAAAAAGCGAAGGCCCTGAAGCTTGGACCGGAGCAGATAGTGAGGGACGCATTCTCAAAGGTCCTGATGGCGAAAAGCGTTGAGACTCTTCTTGAAGATAATCTCTCCATGGAAGTAAAGGACTTCTTTGAGTCTCAGGGTATTTCTCTCGACAAGGTTGCACCGGGGATGATACGCTTCTTTCAGGAGATCAAAACCAACCTCATGATCGAAAAGCTTCTTGCCGAAGATCAACAACTGAGCTATGATACACTCCTGGTCCGACTTAAGCTGGAGGGAGGCGCGCAGCTTAAGAGAAACTTCACCATCATCAGTAATCTTCTCCGAACCCAGGGCACGGCGACCCATCAACACCCTCTTTACTTCTATTCATCGCCCACTGAGTATTCTCTGCAAGGGAAGGCCATTGCTCCCTTTGAGTTCCAGAACAAGATTCTCTTTTACGGTCTCACCGCGACAGGAACTCACGATCTCAATCCTATGCCGTTCAACCCGCGCTACCCGATGGTCGGCCTCCACGCGAACGCCTTGAATACGATCCTCTCCCAGAATTTTATCCGACGGACCCCTAAAGTGTACGAGATTGCCATCATGTTAATAATAGGAATCATCCTGGGGCTACTTGTTCCACGGTTCCAGGCGGTGGTAGGGGCGGTTTCAACGGTCTCTCTTTGGGGTATGTACGCCTCCCTGAATGTGATAGCTTTCTCGAGATCAGCAGTATGGATCGACATTATCGGACCATCACTGATCTTCCTCTTCGGTTATCTTACTATAACCATCTACAACTACATCTCCGAAGAAAAGGACAAGAAGTTTCTCCACGAGACATTCAAGGCTTATCTATCCCCGGATCTTATCGACAAGATGTACGAGGAGAAACAGTCACCTCAATTGGGTGGTGAGGAACGTATTCTGACTGCCATGTTTACGGATATCCAGAGCTTCTCTACAATTGCGGAGGAATTGGGGAGTCCTACCAAGCTTGTGGAATTGCTGAACGATTATCTAACGGCCATGACTGACATCCTGCTTGAGCACGATGGGACGCTCGACAAGTACGAGGGGGACGCGATTATTGCCTTTTTTGGTGCGCCGGTTCCTATGGAAGATCATGCGGAAAAAGCCTTTCAGACGGCATTGGCTATGCAGAGCAGGCTTGTTGATCTTCGGAAAAACTGGTCATCAGAAGGCGAAAGGTGGCCTCAAATCGCAAAAGATATGCTTATGCGGATAGGCCTGAATTCAGGTCCCATTGTCACCGGGAATATGGGTTCCAGAACCAGGATGAATTACACCATGATGGGTGACGCGGTGAATCTGGCGTCACGCCTGGAATCCATCGCCAAGCAATACGGCGTTTTTACCGCCTGCAGCGGCGAAACCCTGAATCTTGCCGGCGAAAGCAGTTTTGTGACGAGGCTCATCGATCGAATCAGGGTGGTGGGGAAGAGTGAGCCGGTGAGTATGTTCGAACTCGTGGGCCTTCGCGGCGAGGTGAATTCGGAAGTAAAGGAAATGCTGGACATGTTCGAGGAGGCGCAGGGATATTATTTTCAGCAGGATTGGAATCAGGCTATTGAATTATTCAAGAAGTGTCTGAATCTGGAGCCATACGAGAATCATCCCTCAACCTCCGTAACTCCTTCCAGGATGTTCATAGACCGGTGCGAGGAATTCATGGAAGTGCCACCTGAAGGGGAGTGGGATGGTGTCTACACTGCTACCTCAAAATAG